A window of the Brassica oleracea var. oleracea cultivar TO1000 chromosome C1, BOL, whole genome shotgun sequence genome harbors these coding sequences:
- the LOC106343364 gene encoding uncharacterized membrane protein At4g09580-like, translated as MGREGETTIGDVAPATPRRCSLSFWEVTTASGVVLGFFVCLLCVYLTMPQSDYSFLKLPRNLQDLQILRDNLEIYTSDYTVQVLVGYCLVYVFMQTFMIPGTVFMSLLAGALFGVIKGMALVVSTATAGASSCFFLSKLIGRPLIFSLWPDKLIFFQDQVARRKDGLLNYMLFLRLTPTLPNTFINVASPIVDVPYHIFFLATFIGLIPAAYVTVRAGIALGELKSLGDLYDFSSMATLFLIGVLSVTPTLIGKKKV; from the exons ATGGGGAGAGAAGGAGAAACAACAATCGGCGACGTTGCTCCGGCGACTCCGAGAAGATGTTCTCTGAGCTTTTGGGAGGTCACGACAGCTTCCGGCGTCGTTTTAGGGTTTTTTGTTTGCCTTCTTTGCGTTTATCTCACAATGCCTCAATCTGATTACAGCTTCCTCAAGCTCCCTCGTAATCTCCAAGATCTTCAGATTCTCAG AGACAATCTGGAGATTTACACAAGTGATTACACAGTTCAAGTTCTTGTCGGATATTGTCTGGTGTATGTTTTTATGCAGACATTCATGATCCCCGGAACTGTGTTCATGTCTTTGCTCGCTGGTGCTCTCTTTGGAGTTATCAAAGGAATGGCTCTCGTTGTCTCCACCGCAACAGCTGGTGCTTCCTCTTGCTTCTTCCTCTCTAAGCTCATCGGCAGACCTTTGATCTTCTCCCTTTGGCCCGACAAGCTCATCTTCTTCCAAGACCAGGTTGCGAGGAGGAAAGATGGGTTGCTGAACTATATGCTCTTCTTGAGACTAACACCGACATTGCCTAACACGTTCATTAATGTTGCTTCTCCTATTGTTGATGTTCCTTACCATATCTTCTTCCTCGCTACATTCATTGGTCTGATTCCTGCTGCTTATGTCACTGTCCGG GCTGGGATCGCTCTTGGAGAGCTGAAATCATTGGGAGATCTCTATGACTTCAGCTCGATGGCCACTCTGTTTCTCATCGGTGTGCTCTCTGTGACTCCAACCCTAATTGGCAAGAAAAAGGTGTAG